One window of the Acinetobacter equi genome contains the following:
- the eno gene encoding phosphopyruvate hydratase: protein MSQIVDIRAREILDSRGNPTIEADVILESGVVGRACAPSGASTGSREALELRDGDKARYLGKGVKTAVNNVNTLIRDALVGKSVFEQKDIDNTMIALDGTENKEKLGANATLAVSLAAARAAAEEKKLPLFQYIANLRNNTILTMPVPMMNILNGGSHADNNVDIQEFMIEPVGFTSFSEALRAGAEIFHSLKSVLKKQGLNTAVGDEGGFAPNLRSNEEAITVILEAIEKTGYKAGSDIMLALDCASSEFYKDGQYILAGEGNKAFTSNQFSDYLAGLAKQYPIISIEDGLDESDWEGWSYLTEILGDKIQLVGDDLFVTNPKILQRGINEKVGNSILIKYNQIGTLTETLDAIYLAKENGYSTVISHRSGETEDSTIADLAVGTAAGQIKTGSLCRSDRVAKYNQLLRIEELTNAAYRGKAEFKGLN, encoded by the coding sequence ATGAGCCAAATCGTTGACATTCGTGCACGTGAAATTTTGGACTCTCGTGGTAACCCAACCATCGAAGCAGACGTAATCTTAGAATCTGGCGTAGTTGGTCGTGCATGTGCGCCATCTGGTGCTTCAACTGGTTCTCGTGAAGCTTTAGAACTTCGTGATGGCGATAAAGCACGTTACTTAGGTAAAGGTGTTAAAACTGCGGTTAACAATGTAAACACTTTAATCCGTGATGCTTTAGTTGGTAAATCAGTATTTGAACAAAAAGACATCGATAATACGATGATTGCTTTAGATGGTACTGAAAACAAAGAAAAATTAGGTGCAAACGCAACATTGGCAGTTTCTTTAGCTGCTGCACGTGCTGCTGCGGAAGAGAAAAAACTTCCATTGTTCCAATATATTGCAAACCTTCGCAATAACACAATTTTAACAATGCCTGTTCCAATGATGAACATCTTAAATGGTGGTTCACATGCAGATAACAACGTTGATATTCAAGAGTTTATGATTGAGCCAGTAGGCTTTACTTCATTCTCAGAAGCGCTTCGTGCAGGTGCAGAAATTTTCCATTCTTTAAAATCAGTTTTAAAGAAACAAGGTTTAAATACTGCTGTTGGTGATGAAGGTGGTTTTGCTCCGAACTTACGTTCAAATGAAGAAGCAATCACTGTAATTCTTGAAGCAATTGAAAAAACTGGTTACAAAGCTGGTTCTGACATTATGCTTGCACTTGACTGTGCATCTTCAGAATTCTACAAAGATGGTCAATATATTCTTGCGGGCGAAGGCAATAAAGCATTCACAAGCAATCAATTCTCTGACTACCTTGCTGGTTTGGCGAAGCAATATCCAATCATTTCAATTGAAGATGGTTTGGATGAGTCTGATTGGGAAGGCTGGTCTTACCTAACTGAAATTCTTGGCGACAAGATTCAATTGGTTGGTGATGATTTGTTCGTTACAAACCCTAAAATTCTGCAACGTGGTATCAATGAAAAAGTTGGTAACTCAATTTTGATTAAATATAACCAAATTGGTACGTTGACTGAAACTTTAGATGCAATCTATCTTGCTAAAGAAAATGGTTACTCTACAGTAATTTCACATCGTTCTGGTGAAACTGAAGATTCTACAATTGCTGATCTTGCAGTAGGTACAGCAGCGGGTCAAATCAAAACTGGTTCACTTTGTCGTTCTGACCGTGTAGCAAAATACAACCAATTACTTCGTATTGAAGAGTTGACGAATGCTGCATATCGCGGTAAAGCTGAATTCAAAGGTTTGAACTAA
- the kdsA gene encoding 3-deoxy-8-phosphooctulonate synthase, with protein MSQLKPQEIVRLGDIQMANHLPFVLFGGMNVLESKDLAFEIAETYIDICKRLEIPYVFKASFDKANRSSLNSFRGPGLEKGIEWLADIKKHFNVPIITDVHEPYQAAPVAEVADIIQLPAFLSRQTDLVEAMAKTDAIINIKKAQFLAPHEMRHILHKCLEAGNDKLILCERGSAFGYNNLVVDMLGFDVMKEMNVPVFFDVTHALQTPGGRADSAGGRRAQITTLARAGMATGLAGLFLEAHPDPEKAKCDGPCALRLSQLEPFLAQLKELDTLVKGFKKLDTH; from the coding sequence ATGTCACAATTGAAACCACAAGAAATTGTACGTTTAGGCGATATACAAATGGCAAATCATTTGCCATTTGTACTATTCGGCGGCATGAATGTACTTGAATCTAAAGATCTTGCTTTTGAGATCGCAGAAACTTATATCGATATTTGTAAGCGTTTAGAAATTCCTTACGTTTTTAAAGCAAGTTTTGATAAAGCCAATCGTTCTAGCTTGAACTCTTTTCGTGGCCCAGGCTTAGAAAAAGGGATCGAGTGGTTAGCTGACATTAAAAAACACTTCAATGTGCCAATCATTACTGATGTACATGAGCCTTATCAAGCTGCACCAGTGGCTGAAGTTGCAGATATTATTCAACTTCCTGCATTTTTAAGCCGTCAAACAGATCTTGTCGAAGCAATGGCAAAAACAGATGCCATTATCAACATTAAAAAGGCACAATTCTTAGCACCACATGAAATGCGACATATTTTGCATAAGTGTTTGGAAGCTGGAAATGACAAACTCATTCTTTGTGAACGTGGTTCAGCATTTGGTTACAACAACTTGGTTGTTGATATGTTGGGCTTTGATGTTATGAAAGAAATGAATGTTCCTGTGTTTTTTGATGTGACTCATGCATTGCAAACACCTGGCGGACGCGCAGATTCTGCGGGTGGTCGTCGTGCTCAAATTACAACTTTAGCACGTGCAGGTATGGCAACAGGATTGGCTGGTTTGTTCTTGGAAGCGCATCCAGATCCTGAAAAAGCAAAATGTGATGGTCCTTGTGCATTGCGTTTATCGCAATTAGAGCCATTCTTAGCGCAATTGAAAGAATTAGATACCTTGGTAAAAGGTTTCAAAAAGCTAGATACACATTAA
- a CDS encoding CTP synthase, which yields MTHFIFVTGGVVSSLGKGISAASVAALLEARGLKVTMVKMDPYINVDPGTMSPFQHGEVFVTEDGAETDLDLGYYERFLRRAKMTKLNNFTSGRVYQDVLNKERRGDYLGGTVQVIPHITDNIKERVLRAGEGYDVAIVEIGGTVGDIESLPFMESVRQLMVELGHKRTMLMHLTLLPYIKSAAELKTKPTQHSVKELLSIGIQPDILICRTEHDVDADTTRKIALFTNVEARAVVVCKDARTIYQIPRTFYEQNVDDLICERFGYNDLPEADLSDWDNVVEALLNPEYTVRVAMVGKYVELPDAYKSVNEALLHAGIQNRVKVQIDYVNAEELESQDVAEVLKDADAILVPGGFGERGTEGKMKAIRFARENGVPFLGICLGMQLAVIEYARNVAGITDATSTEFNRSTKSPLIGLITEWLDERGEVQQRNADSDLGGTMRLGAQKSELVAGTKTAEVYGSEEIIERHRHRYEMNNRYIPVLEEKGMKISGYSPVQRLVETVEIPAHPWFIAVQFHPEFTSSPRDGHPLFAGFIDAAKKQYQKTK from the coding sequence ATGACCCATTTTATTTTCGTTACTGGTGGTGTTGTATCATCACTAGGCAAAGGTATTTCAGCTGCTTCAGTTGCTGCACTTTTAGAAGCCCGTGGTTTAAAAGTAACCATGGTCAAAATGGATCCATACATTAATGTCGATCCAGGGACTATGAGTCCGTTCCAACATGGTGAAGTTTTTGTCACAGAGGATGGTGCTGAAACTGACTTAGACTTGGGTTATTACGAACGTTTCTTACGTCGTGCGAAGATGACTAAGTTAAACAACTTTACATCAGGTCGCGTGTATCAAGACGTACTGAATAAAGAACGTCGTGGTGATTACCTAGGCGGTACAGTTCAGGTTATTCCTCATATTACCGATAATATTAAAGAACGTGTTCTTCGCGCAGGTGAAGGATATGACGTTGCTATTGTTGAAATTGGTGGAACAGTAGGTGACATTGAATCTCTCCCATTCATGGAATCTGTTCGTCAGTTAATGGTAGAGCTTGGTCACAAGCGTACAATGTTAATGCATTTAACATTACTTCCATATATCAAATCAGCAGCAGAGCTTAAAACTAAGCCTACGCAACATTCTGTAAAAGAATTATTATCTATTGGTATCCAACCAGATATTTTAATTTGTCGTACAGAACATGATGTTGATGCAGATACAACACGTAAAATCGCGTTATTCACAAATGTTGAAGCACGTGCCGTTGTTGTTTGTAAAGATGCGCGTACGATTTATCAAATTCCACGTACTTTCTATGAACAAAATGTTGATGATTTAATTTGTGAACGTTTTGGTTATAACGATCTTCCAGAAGCTGATCTTTCAGATTGGGATAACGTTGTAGAAGCATTACTTAACCCTGAATACACTGTACGTGTTGCAATGGTTGGTAAGTATGTAGAACTTCCAGATGCCTATAAATCTGTAAACGAAGCACTTTTACATGCGGGTATTCAAAACCGCGTAAAAGTTCAAATCGATTACGTAAATGCTGAAGAGCTTGAAAGCCAAGACGTTGCAGAAGTATTGAAAGATGCGGACGCTATTCTTGTCCCAGGTGGTTTTGGTGAACGTGGTACAGAAGGTAAGATGAAAGCAATCCGTTTCGCTCGCGAAAATGGTGTTCCTTTCCTTGGTATCTGTTTAGGTATGCAGCTTGCAGTAATTGAATATGCACGTAATGTTGCAGGAATTACTGATGCAACTTCAACAGAATTTAATCGTTCAACTAAATCTCCACTTATTGGTTTAATTACTGAATGGTTAGATGAGCGTGGTGAAGTACAACAACGTAATGCAGATTCTGATCTTGGCGGTACAATGCGTCTAGGTGCTCAAAAATCTGAATTGGTTGCAGGTACTAAAACTGCTGAGGTTTATGGTTCTGAAGAGATCATCGAACGTCACCGCCATCGTTACGAAATGAACAACCGTTATATTCCTGTTCTTGAAGAAAAAGGCATGAAAATTTCTGGTTATTCACCAGTGCAACGTTTAGTGGAAACTGTTGAAATTCCTGCACATCCTTGGTTTATTGCTGTACAATTCCACCCGGAATTTACAAGTTCACCACGTGATGGGCATCCATTATTTGCAGGTTTTATTGATGCAGCAAAAAAGCAGTATCAAAAAACTAAATAA